In Streptomyces paludis, the genomic stretch GTCCGGCGGTGAGCGCGGCGCGCGGCAGCTCGATCATCGTGCCGAGCGCCAGCCGGAGTTCGGTGCCGGTGGCCCGTTCGACCTCGGCGATGACCCGCTCGGCCTCGTCGCGGACGATCTCCAGCTCCTGGACCGTACCGACCAGCGGGATCATGATCTCGGCGCGCGGGTCGCCCTTGGCGTTCAGCCGCTCGGCGGACGCCTCCGCGATGGCCCGTACCTGCATGGCGAAGAGGCCGGGGATGACGAGCCCGAGCCGGACCCCGCGCAGCCCGAGCATCGGGTTCTGCTCATGGAGCTTGTGGACGGCTTGGAGGAGCCGCAGATCGTTCTCGTTGTGGTCCTTGCGGGCCTCGGCGAGGGCGACCCGTACCGACAGTTCGGTGATGTCGGGCAGGAACTCGTGGAGCGGCGGGTCGAGCAGCCGGACCGTCACGGGCAGTCCGTCCATCGCCTCGAACAGCTCGATGAAGTCCTTCTTCTGGAGCGGCAGCAAGGCACTCAGTGCCGCCTCGCGCTCCTCGTCGGTGTCGGCCAGGATCAACTTCTCGACCATCGTGCGGCGTTCACCGAGGAACATGTGCTCCGTACGGCAGAGCCCGATGCCCTGGGCGCCGAAGCGGCGGGCGCGCAGGGCGTCCTCGGCGTTGTCGGCGTTGGCGCGCACCCGCAGCCGGCGGCGGCGGTCGGCGTACGCCATCATCCGGTGGACGGCCTCGACCAGTTCGTCGGCCTCGTCGGCGCCCGCGTGCATCCGGCCCTCGAAGTACTCCACGACGGGGGACGGTACGACCGGGACCTCACCGAGGTAGACCTTGCCGGTCGAGCCGTCGATGGAGACGGTGTCGCCCTCCTCGATGACCGTCGAACCCGCCGTCAGCCGGCGCGCCTTGGTGTCGACCTCCAGCTCCTCGGCGCCGCAGACACAGGTCTTGCCCATGCCGCGCGCGACCACGGCGGCGTGCGAGGTCTTGCCGCCGCGCGAGGTGAGGATGCCCTCGGCGGCGATCATGCCGTCGAGGTCGTCGGGGTTGGTCTCGCGGCGGATCAGGATGACCTTCTCGCCGGAGCGGGACCACTTGATGGCGGTGTACGAGTCGAAGACGGCCTTGCCGACGGCGGCGCCCGGCGAGGCCGCGATCCCGCGTCCGACCAGCTCACGCCTGGTGTTCTCGTCGAAGCGCGGGAACATCAGCTGGGCGAGCTGGGCGCCGTTGACCCGCCGGAGCGCCTCGGCCTCGTCGATCAGGCCCTGGTCGACCAGCTGGGTGGCGATCCGGAAGGCGGCGCCGGCGGTGCGCTTGCCGACCCGGGTCTGGAGCATCCAGAGCCGGCCGCGCTCGATGGTGAACTCGATGTCGCACAGGTCCCGGTAGTGCGTCTCCAGGGTCTCCATGATGGCGAGCAGCCGGTCGTACGACGTCTTGTCGATGCTCTCCAGCTCGCCGAGCGGCACGGTGTTGCGGATGCCCGCGACGACGTCCTCGCCCTGCGCGTTCTGGAGGTAGTCCCCGTAGACGCCCCGGTGGCCGCTCGCGGGGTCGCGGGTGAAGGCGACGCCCGTGCCCGAGTCCGGGCCGAGGTTGCCGAAGACCATGGAGCAGATGGTGACGGCGGTGCCGAGGTCGCCGGGGATGCGCTCCTGGCGGCGGTAGAGCTTGGCGCGGTCGGTGTTCCAGGATTCGAAGACGGAGCGGATCGCGAGGTCCATCTGTTCGCGCGGGTCCTGCGGGAAGTCGCGGCCGGCCTCGTCGGAGACGATCTTCTTGAAGCGCTTGACGAGTTTCCGCAGGTCGGAGACTTCCAGATCGACATCGGTGGCGGCGTTCCTGGCCTGCTTGGCCGCCTCCAGCGCGTCTTCGAAGAGGGCGCCGTCGACCCCGAGGACGGTTCTGCCGAACATCTGGATGAGCCGCCGGTACGAGTCCCAGGCGAAGCGCTCGTCACCGGCCTGGGCGGCGAGCCCGGCGACGGAGGTGTCCGAGAGACCGACGTTGAGGACGGTGTCCATCATGCCGGGCATGGAGAACTTGGCGCCGGAGCGTACGGAGACGAGCAGCGGGTCGTCGTCCTGGCCGAGCCGCTTGCCCATCCGCTGTTCGAGGGCGCCGAGATGCGCGCTCACCTCGTCGCGCAGGGCGCCCGGCTCCTTGCCGCTGCCGAGGTAGATGTTGCACGCCTCGGTGGTGATGGTGAAGCCGGGCGGGACCGGCAGCCCGAGGTTGGTCATCTCGGCGAGGTTCGCGCCCTTGCCGCCGAGCAGATGCTTCAGGTCCTTGTTGCCCTCGGTGAAGTCGTAGACGTACTTCTCGGCGGTGGCTGCGTGGAGATCGCTGTTTTCCGACACGGGTCCCGACTCCTCGATGACGCGGTGGCTGCCCTGACTGGCGAGGAACATACCCAGATCGAAGGCGCCTCGGCACGGTCACCCGGCGGCCTCGCCCCCGTCACCACCCGTCCGCCGATGGATCGAAAGGCGGTCACGGAAAGGCGGCCGGAACCCGCTTCCTTCACCCCTCGAAGCGGCCATGACCGACCCATGACAGAACGCGCTCAGATGAGCGGAGATAGTGACGTTTGAGTTTACGACTTGAACGCAGAAGGGGTGGCACCCCGTGCCACCCCTTCTGGAGATGCAGCCGCGTACAGCCGCCAATGATCCGCTCATCTGAGCCGACACCACATCAAACGTGGCGAGAATCACGCCCTCGTGCCACTCCTCCGGCGCACTCCCGCAGCACCCCGAGATCCACGTCTTCCAGGCTCTTCACGACATACCGCCCGGCTCCGGGACCCACCGGCAGCAGCGAGGGGACCACCAGCACCGGGCACCCGGCCGCCTCGGCGGACGCGGTGCCGTCCGGCGAGTCCTCCACCGCGACACACGCGCCGGGCGCGGCACCGAACCGCTCGGCCGCCGCGCGGTACGGATCGGGGTGCGGCTTGGTCCGTACGGTGTCATCGGCCGAGAGCGTGAAGGCGAACGGGACATCGGCCAGCGAACCGCCGACCACGGAGTCCACCACGCTCCGGGGCGAGGCGCTGACCAGCGCGAACGGCACCCGCGCCCGCTCCAGCTCGGCCAGCAGCCGACGCGCGCCGGGCCGGGGCGGGGCGCCTGCGGCCACCCGGCGGAAGAACGACTCCGTCAGCTCGGCCGCCACCTTCTGCGCGTGGGCCTCGTACGGCACGCCCGTGACGCGGATCAGATGAGCGGCGGTGTCGGCGACCGCCCGGCCGACGACCTCCGGCGCGTCCGCGTCGGTGAGCCGGTGGCCGAGCGCGGCGGCGATCTCGTCGGCCGTCTCCCACCAGAGCACCTCGGTGTCCACGAGGGTGCCGTCCATGTCGAAGAGGACGGCGACGGGACCGGCGGAGGAGTCGGCCGTGAAATCGGCCGGGGTCAGAGGCTCACTCATGCGGCGGCGCCCGTCGCGGTCCCCGTCGTGGTCCCCGTCGCCGGGACGACGAGCACCGGGCGGTGCGCCGGTGCCACCGTCGCCCGTACGCCCGGCAGCAGCGCGCCGGCGTCCCGCGACGGTACGTCGGAGTGCACCGTGCCGCCGCCGGGCAGATCCAGCAGCACACGTGTGACCGAGCCGAAGAAGGAGGCGGAGACGACCGTGGCCGTCCCCTCCGGGTCGGCGGTGGCGGTGATGTTCTCGGGCCGGATCAGCACCTCCAGGTCACCGCCTTCCGGAATCCCGCCGTCCACCGGCAGCGCGACCCCGGCGACCTCGATCCGGCCGCCGTCCGCGCGCCGGGCGGGCAGCCGGTTCATCGTGCCGACGAACTCGGCGACGAAGGGGGTGGCGGGCCGCTCGTACAGTTCGGCGGGCGGTGCGCACTGTTCGAGCCGGCCCGCGTTGAGCACGGCCACCCGGTCGGCCATGGAGAGCGCCTCCTCCTGGTCGTGCGTCACGAAGACGGTCGTGATCCCCAGCGAGAGCTGGAGCCGCCGGATCTCCTCGCGCAGCGTCAGCCGTACCTTGGCGTCGAGCGCCGACAGCGGCTCGTCGAGCAGCAGGACGCGCGGCTCCAGCGCCAGCGCGCGGGCCAGCGCCACACGCTGCTGCTGGCCGCCGGACATCTGGTGCGGGAAGCGTCCGCCGTGCTCGGGCAGGCCGACCAGTTCGAGGAGTTCGGCCGCGCGGGCGTGCCGCTCGGCGGCCGGCATCTTCCGTACGCGCAGCCCGAAGGCCACGTTGTCGCGGGCGTTGAGGTGCGGGAAGAGGCTGTACGACTGGAAGACCATCCCGGCGTCGCGGCGGTTGGCCGGGACCCGGGTGATGTCCTCGCCGTCCACCAGCACCTCGCCCGCGTCCGGCTGTTCGAAGCCCGCGAGGACCCGCAGCGCGGTGGTCTTGCCGCAGCCGGAGGGGCCGAGCAGGGCGAGCAGTTCGCCGGGGCGGGCGGTCAGGTCGAGGCCGTCGAGCGCGACGGTCGGGCCGAAGGCACGGCGCAGCCCGCGGAATTCGACGAGGGCGCCGGTGGCCGTCGCCGTGGGGGTGGGTGACATGGGGCGGCTACTCCTTGCCGGAGGCGGAGGCAGAGGCGGAGGGGACAGCGGAGGCGGACGGGACGGCCGAGGCCGACGGGACCGAGCCCGTGGTGGCGGCGCCACGGGTGCCGGCCCGGGACAGGACCAGCAGCAGCCCCCATGTGATCAGCAGGCTGAGCAGGGACACCGCGACCGACATCCGCGCCTCGGCGCCCGAGACGGACACGATCCACACCGCGAAGGGCCGGAAGCCCAGCAGCGAGGCGATCGTGTACTCCCCCAGCACCAGCGCCAGCGTCAGGAACGACGCGCCGGCCAGCGAGGAGCGCAGATTCGGCAGGATGACCCGCCACACGGTGTAGAGCGGGCCGGCCCCGCAGTTGCGCGCGGCCTCCACCAGGGTCGGTACGTCGACGGCGCGCAGCCCCGCGTCCAGCGAGCGGTAGACGAACGGCAGCGCGAGCACCGTGTAGGCGAGGACGAGGACAATCGGGAACGACTCGTCCTGCACGGCCAGGAAGGTCTGGTAGAACGGCGTCCGCGACAGATGGTCGGGCCCCCAGCGCAGCACGGTGGTGACCCCGGTGACCAGCGCGATCGGCGGCACCACCAGCGGCAGCATGCAGACGACCTCGACAACGGGCCGCAGCCGGGGCGCCCCGAGCCGTACCGCCAGCAGCGCCGGCACGGTGAGCAGCAGGGAGAGCGCGATGGTCGCGGCGGCCAGTCCCAGCGACAGCAGCAGGCTCCGGCCGAAGCCGTCGGCGCTCAGGATCCCGGTGTACGCGGCGAACGAGACGCCCTGGTTCGGGATATGGACCGTGAACACGAACGACGACAGCAGCGGTACGACGAAGTAGAGCCCGGCCAGGGTCAGTACGACGCCCCGCCAGACCCGCGGCCGGCGCCGGGCCCCGGCCCCGGCCGTCCCCCGGGCCTCCGGGCGCCCCGCCGGTCCCGGCCGGGCGGGAGCGGCGGTGGGGGTCAGTGCAGCCATCGGGAACTCCGTCGCTGGAGGGGCAGATAGACCGCCATGACAAGCCCGGCGATCACGATCATGTCGAGGCTCAGCGCGAGCGCCACGTTCTCCTGCCCGACCAGTACGTTGCCGGAGAGCGCGTCCGCGATCTTCAGCGTGACCAGCGGGACGGAGCCGCCGACCAGCGCGGCGGCGGTGGCGTGCGCGGCGAAGGCGCTGCCGAAGAGCAGGACGAATCCGCCGAGCAGCGAGGGCGCGAGGACCGGGAGTCCGACATGGCGCCAGAACTGCCAGGCGGTGGCCCCCGCGTTCTGGGCGGCCTCCCGCCACTGCGGGCGCAGCCCGTCCAGCGCCGGGAGGATGACCAGCACCATCAGCGGCACCAGGAAGTAGAGGTAGATGACGGCGAGTCCGGTGAAGGAGTAGAGGTTCCAGCCGAGGCTGTCGAGGCGCCCGAGGCGGGTGACGACACCGGAGATGCCGAGGGTGGCGACGAACGCGAACGCGAGGGGGATCCCGCCGAAGTTGGCGAGCACCCCGGAGGCCGTGAGGACGGCCGTACGCAGCGCCCCGCCGCGCGCGGTGACGACGGCCTGGGCGATCAGGACGCCGAGGACCGTACCGATGAGCGCGGTCAGCGCGGAGAGCTGGACGCTGCCGACGAGCGAGCCGAGGTAGGGGCCCTGAAGGGAGCGCTGGAGATGCTCGCCGGTCAGGGCGGTGGCGCCGGTCGCCGGGTCGTCGCGGGTGACCGCCCCGTACAGCAGGGCGCCGACGGGCAGTCCGAAGCCGATCGCGGCGAAGACCAGCAGTGGCAGGGCGCCGAGCCAGCCGGGCGCCTTCCGGCCCCGGGTGCCCCGAGTGCCCGGGGCGGCCGGGGCGCCGTTGGCCGCGCCCGGTCGCCCGGCCGTGCCCCGGCGCCCGGCCGCCGCCGTCGTGGGAGGGAGCGCTGTCATCAGGAGACGGCCTTGTCCCAGTTCGCGGCGAGGTCGGCGTTGGCCTTGTCCAGCTCTTCCGAGGTCGGGAAGGTCGGGGTGCCGGAGACCTCGGGGAGCTTGCTGACGAAGGTCTTGTC encodes the following:
- the ppdK gene encoding pyruvate, phosphate dikinase, translating into MFLASQGSHRVIEESGPVSENSDLHAATAEKYVYDFTEGNKDLKHLLGGKGANLAEMTNLGLPVPPGFTITTEACNIYLGSGKEPGALRDEVSAHLGALEQRMGKRLGQDDDPLLVSVRSGAKFSMPGMMDTVLNVGLSDTSVAGLAAQAGDERFAWDSYRRLIQMFGRTVLGVDGALFEDALEAAKQARNAATDVDLEVSDLRKLVKRFKKIVSDEAGRDFPQDPREQMDLAIRSVFESWNTDRAKLYRRQERIPGDLGTAVTICSMVFGNLGPDSGTGVAFTRDPASGHRGVYGDYLQNAQGEDVVAGIRNTVPLGELESIDKTSYDRLLAIMETLETHYRDLCDIEFTIERGRLWMLQTRVGKRTAGAAFRIATQLVDQGLIDEAEALRRVNGAQLAQLMFPRFDENTRRELVGRGIAASPGAAVGKAVFDSYTAIKWSRSGEKVILIRRETNPDDLDGMIAAEGILTSRGGKTSHAAVVARGMGKTCVCGAEELEVDTKARRLTAGSTVIEEGDTVSIDGSTGKVYLGEVPVVPSPVVEYFEGRMHAGADEADELVEAVHRMMAYADRRRRLRVRANADNAEDALRARRFGAQGIGLCRTEHMFLGERRTMVEKLILADTDEEREAALSALLPLQKKDFIELFEAMDGLPVTVRLLDPPLHEFLPDITELSVRVALAEARKDHNENDLRLLQAVHKLHEQNPMLGLRGVRLGLVIPGLFAMQVRAIAEASAERLNAKGDPRAEIMIPLVGTVQELEIVRDEAERVIAEVERATGTELRLALGTMIELPRAALTAGQIAEAAEFFSFGTNDLTQTVWGFSRDDVEASFFTAYLEKGIFGVSPFETIDRDGVGALVRSAVEAGRATRPGLKLGVCGEHGGDPESVHFFHEVGLDYVSCSPFRIPVARLEAGRAAVGSGGSDSR
- a CDS encoding ABC transporter permease — encoded protein: MTALPPTTAAAGRRGTAGRPGAANGAPAAPGTRGTRGRKAPGWLGALPLLVFAAIGFGLPVGALLYGAVTRDDPATGATALTGEHLQRSLQGPYLGSLVGSVQLSALTALIGTVLGVLIAQAVVTARGGALRTAVLTASGVLANFGGIPLAFAFVATLGISGVVTRLGRLDSLGWNLYSFTGLAVIYLYFLVPLMVLVILPALDGLRPQWREAAQNAGATAWQFWRHVGLPVLAPSLLGGFVLLFGSAFAAHATAAALVGGSVPLVTLKIADALSGNVLVGQENVALALSLDMIVIAGLVMAVYLPLQRRSSRWLH
- a CDS encoding HAD family hydrolase encodes the protein MSEPLTPADFTADSSAGPVAVLFDMDGTLVDTEVLWWETADEIAAALGHRLTDADAPEVVGRAVADTAAHLIRVTGVPYEAHAQKVAAELTESFFRRVAAGAPPRPGARRLLAELERARVPFALVSASPRSVVDSVVGGSLADVPFAFTLSADDTVRTKPHPDPYRAAAERFGAAPGACVAVEDSPDGTASAEAAGCPVLVVPSLLPVGPGAGRYVVKSLEDVDLGVLRECAGGVARGRDSRHV
- a CDS encoding ABC transporter permease, coding for MAALTPTAAPARPGPAGRPEARGTAGAGARRRPRVWRGVVLTLAGLYFVVPLLSSFVFTVHIPNQGVSFAAYTGILSADGFGRSLLLSLGLAAATIALSLLLTVPALLAVRLGAPRLRPVVEVVCMLPLVVPPIALVTGVTTVLRWGPDHLSRTPFYQTFLAVQDESFPIVLVLAYTVLALPFVYRSLDAGLRAVDVPTLVEAARNCGAGPLYTVWRVILPNLRSSLAGASFLTLALVLGEYTIASLLGFRPFAVWIVSVSGAEARMSVAVSLLSLLITWGLLLVLSRAGTRGAATTGSVPSASAVPSASAVPSASASASGKE
- a CDS encoding ABC transporter ATP-binding protein, producing MSPTPTATATGALVEFRGLRRAFGPTVALDGLDLTARPGELLALLGPSGCGKTTALRVLAGFEQPDAGEVLVDGEDITRVPANRRDAGMVFQSYSLFPHLNARDNVAFGLRVRKMPAAERHARAAELLELVGLPEHGGRFPHQMSGGQQQRVALARALALEPRVLLLDEPLSALDAKVRLTLREEIRRLQLSLGITTVFVTHDQEEALSMADRVAVLNAGRLEQCAPPAELYERPATPFVAEFVGTMNRLPARRADGGRIEVAGVALPVDGGIPEGGDLEVLIRPENITATADPEGTATVVSASFFGSVTRVLLDLPGGGTVHSDVPSRDAGALLPGVRATVAPAHRPVLVVPATGTTTGTATGAAA